Proteins from a genomic interval of Lolium perenne isolate Kyuss_39 chromosome 1, Kyuss_2.0, whole genome shotgun sequence:
- the LOC127328381 gene encoding L-type lectin-domain containing receptor kinase IX.1-like, with amino-acid sequence MAPESATARIFLAACFFFLSNTHHVTAATSPPPSFSFDFSNTSKDQLGDLRFEGDAALNGNLVDLTCNDDSLFCLGRMSYNHPVALYDNNTGEVASFATTFTFAINILPNTTQRGDGMTFFLSGYPSRLPPGSSGSVFGLRNWTNTSPSGEDRFVAIEFDPFSNGQWDSISNDHIGIDLNSLTSISSTRLPIYSLNGTMTATITFDNATRILEAILNFDYNSSLAPASVKTQLPAQLDALLPPVVSVGFSAGTGGYSELHQIHSWSFNSTMAATDTPTRDNGFHPNQGEVFGIKGRQGQNLVIGGLVILVLAVLLAIWSTFSWCRLKRIRNSFGKDSRLKRYEYSDLSMATDRFSEKKEIGKGGFGVVYSGSLKKKDVAVKKILKDSRGEFKDFLAELGSIDGTGHVNLVRLEGWCCSVNNYMFWCLGRQHVELFLVYELVPNGTLHQHLYEKSEVLSWEMRYNFDTFSLFSCIALCLIYVKYIFIHKMEETSLMFKIVKGLCNALHYLHHQCSQYILHRDIKPGNILLDSEFNAKLGDFGLSRVAEHNNVTSVQTEAAAGTMRYMDPQSMTDGQANLRRSSDVYSFGIVLLEIAHGKYNPGLVRHLHKNRPYTFVEDVADEKLAGQFDRVQMERVIILGLRCCEEVASKRPSLDAAAMQFLESGGELHAATIHKDEPRPTTPRA; translated from the exons ATGGCGCCTGAAAGTGCTACTGCGCGCATCTTTCTCGCTGcctgcttcttcttcttgtccaacACCCACCATGTTACTGCTGCCACCTCGCCGCCTCCATCCTTCAGCTTCGACTTCTCAAACACCTCCAAGGACCAACTAGGAGATCTCCGGTTCGAGGGAGACGCCGCTCTAAATGGCAACCTGGTTGACCTCACCTGCAACGATGATTCCTTGTTCTGCCTGGGGCGGATGTCATACAACCACCCGGTGGCCTTGTACGACAACAACACGGGCGAGGTGGCCAGCTTCGCCACCACCTTCACCTTCGCCATCAACATATTGCCCAACACAACCCAAAGGGGAGACGGTATGACCTTCTTCCTCTCTGGCTACCCCTCAAGGTTACCGCCAGGCTCGTCCGGTAGCGTCTTTGGCCTGAGGAACTGGACCAATACTAGCCCCTCCGGAGAAGACCGGTTCGTCGCCATCGAGTTTGACCCGTTCAGCAACGGGCAATGGGATTCCATATCAAACGACCACATTGGCATCGACCTCAACTCCCTGACCTCGATTAGCTCAACGAGGTTGCCGATCTACAGCCTCAACGGCACCATGACGGCGACCATCACTTTTGACAACGCCACCCGGATACTGGAGGCCATACTGAACTTTGATTACAATAGTTCTCTTGCCCCCGCTAGTGTCAAGACACAGCTACCAGCTCAGCTCGATGCGTTGCTCCCGCCTGTGGTGTCTGTGGGGTTCTCGGCGGGCACCGGTGGATACTCTGAGCTGCATCAGATACACTCTTGGTCCTTCAACTCAACTATGGCAGCCACGG ATACACCCACAAGAGATAACGGATTTCATCCGAATCAAGGCGAGGTGTTTGGCATCAAAG GTCGTCAGGGCCAAAATTTGGTTATTGGAGGATTGGTGATACTCGTGTTAGCCGTGTTGTTGGCAATCTGGTCGACCTTTTCATGGTGTAGGTTGAAACGCATACGGAACTCCTTTGGCAAGGATAGTCGGCTTAAACGATACGAGTACAGCGACCTGTCCATGGCAACAGACAGATTCTCCGAAAAGAAGGAGATCGGAAAGGGTGGCTTTGGCGTGGTCTACAGTGGGAGTCTCAAGAAGAAGGATGTGGCTGTCAAGAAAATCCTGAAGGACTCGAGAGGAGAATTCAAGGACTTCCTTGCCGAGCTTGGTTCCATTGACGGAACGGGCCACGTGAACTTGGTGAGGCTCGAAGGCTGGTGCTGCAGCGTTAACAATTACATGTTTTGGTGCTTGGGAAGGCAGCATGTCGAGCTCTTTCTTGTGTATGAACTCGTGCCAAATGGAACACTACATCAGCACCTGTACGAAAAGTCAGAAGTGTTGTCATGGGAAATGAGGTATAATTTCGATACGTTTTCTCTCTTTTCCTGTATTGCTCTATGTCTTATTTatgtgaaatatatttttattcaTAAAATGGAAGAAACCTCTTTGAT GTTCAAAATTGTGAAGGGTTTATGCAACGCCCTTCATTATCTCCACCACCAATGTAGCCAATACATATTGCATAGAGATATCAAACCAGGCAACATTCTACTCGATAGTGAATTCAACGCCAAGCTCGGTGACTTTGGCCTGTCTAGGGTCGCCGAGCACAACAACGTAACATCAGTGCAAACGGAAGCAGCTGCTGGGACTATGCGCTACATGGATCCACAGAGCATGACAGATGGACAGGCCAACTTACGCCGCAGCTCCGATGTCTACAGCTTTGGAATCGTCCTGCTAGAGATAGCACATGGAAAGTATAACCCCGGCCTTGTTCGACATCTGCACAAGAATCGACCATATACATTCGTGGAGGACGTTGCCGATGAGAAGCTAGCTGGACAATTTGACAGGGTGCAGATGGAGCGTGTTATTATCCTGGGCCTCCGATGTTGTGAAGAAGTCGCGAGCAAACGACCTTCACTTGATGCTGCAGCAATGCAATTCCTGGAGAGTGGTGGGGAGTTGCATGCTGCCACGATTCATAAAGATGAGCCCCGCCCTACTACTCCTCGTGCCTAG